The Gordonia westfalica DNA segment ACTGATGTTCGCCGCATGGTCAACCACGTCGCCGACGCACACACCACCCGCACCGCCCAAGCCGCCTACTCAGTGTTGGCGAAAGCGTTGGGGGATGCAGTGAAAGACGGGAAGATCGGCAACAACCCGTGCGAGCGTATGGACCGCCCCCAGGCCCGCTCCGAGGAGCGCGTTCCCCTCACTGTGGAGCAGGCACGGGCAGTGCTTCTGCATGTGGCGTCACGTGACGCAACAGACGCAGCCCGCTGGTCATTGGCCCTACTGACCGGTGCCCGCCAAGCCGAAGCTTTGGGCCTCACCTGGGATCGTGTCGACCTCGGTGTGGGTGTCATTGACATCTCGTGGCAGTTGGCCCGGTTGAAGTTGAAGAAAGGCCCTCGCCCGCAAGGTGACGTGTATCCGCGGGAAGCGTTCGACGTCCCCGACACCTTCACCTTCACCCCGGTGCACTGGACGGCGTGCCTGGTGCCCACGAAGACGTCGGGTCGCGTCGGCTGGTGCCCTTGCTGCCGCCCGTGGTTGCTGCGCTCACCGAATTGTGGGAGCAGAAGGGCAACCCGTCGCAGGGGTTGGTGTTCACCCGGGACGATGGGGCGGCCATCCAGCCCCGCGACGACACCCTCGCTTGGAAGCAGCTGTGTGTACAAGCCGCGGTAGTGGGGAAGGTGGAGGACGCGCCGGATCAGCACGCCGCCCGCCACACTGTCGCCACCCTCCTGCAGGAGGCCGGCGTGGAGGAAGCCACCCGAATGGCCATCTTGGGGCACACCACCACTACGTCGCACCGGCAGTACGCGCACACCTCCACCGACCTCACCCGCGCCGCCCTCGGGCAACTCGAGAAACTACTCGCGCTTCCCGACGTCTAGCAGTTGGCGTTGGCGAATCGGCGACCCGGCACATACGCCGAGTCGACAGTCCGGCCATCCAACTGCACCTGACACTGCGCCGACCATCCACGCGTCTGCATCGACGAACCGATGAGCTGACGGCCGGGTGAGGTGAACGCCCGGTGGGTGTGGTAGCGCGGCCCGGACCCGATGTTGATCAGTGTGGGCTGGAACACCACATCTTTGGCGACGACGAGACGTCCGCCGGCCGCGTAGTAGGCGATGTCGTTGCGTGGGGTGTCGGAGGAGAAGAAGTAGCGGACGTGTTCGCCGGGGAAGGCGATGGTCGGGGTGATGTCGCGGGGTGCGGCGTCGGCTACTCCTGCGCCGAGGGTGGTGGTGAAGAGGGCTGCTGCTGCCAGGGCGATGGCGCGTTTCATGGGGTTCTCCGGGTTCGTAATCACCGCAGACGGTTCACCACCTGCGGTGAGTAGCTTAAAGCTTCCTGAGTGTCCAGGAGGCGGTTCACAATCTGCCAGAACCGGGTGAGGCTGATGCCGAACTCGTCTCGCACCTTCTGCTCGAGGTTGCCGGCGTAGTTCCATCTCCGCCCGGCCAGGTCGAGCATCGCCTTCTCTTCGTCCGTCATGCGACGTCACTCCACGACCAGTCACCCTCGGTCGCCGCTTCGATCTCGGCGACCTCGATCGGGTCCAGGTGTTGCATCCGCGTCCACGCCGTCTGCTCGTCCACCCACAGATGCTCAGCGAGCTCAGGCAGTGACGGGTGACGAAGCCAACGGAAGGCGTCCACCAACTGCGGGAGTGTGATCAGCCGGCGAGCCGTCTCACGCTCAATCGTGTCCTCATCAGCGTCAGGCATCTCCCGGTGCAGCAGCTCGTGGGTGAGGGTGCACCGTCTCTCCGCTTGGGTGAGGCCGCGGTGAATCCAGATGGTGCGCTCGCCGTTGAGCCCCATCGTTCCGGGTGAGAGTCGCTGTGTGCAGTCGATCGCGATGTGCGGGTAGTCATCGCGGGCTGACCGCCAGGGATGCCAGTTCATGTCCGAAATAGGAACATGCACCTCTGACAGAAACGGCCCTGACCTCGAATAACATCAATGAGATTCGTCAGGGTCTTGGGGTTTGAACCGTGGGTTCCGCTTGCGGGCGGCCTTCGCATCCTCGGGCCGCTCAGGTTTGGGGACTTGATTCCGGGAAGGCAAGGCTGTGACCTTGCCGCCGGCTGTGGTCTTCTGCTCTTCACTCGCTTCGCCCGGTGCTCCGGCGACGCGGGCGAATCAGTTGGTAGGGCATCGGAATCCTCCAGGCTCTCGGACGGTCGGCGATCTGCCGACGCGTCATCACCTGTGAGCGAAGCCGCCACCCTCCGTGCTAGCCGCCGATACTTGCTCGCGGCTTTCCGGGCTTCGGCCACAATCTCCTGCGCCGTCGCGTCATCTACCTGATGGAGACCAGTGCGCCCAAGAAGTCCCGCGGACTGCTCGACCAGTCCAACGAACGTAAAGACGTCCTCGAATGGGATATCAAGTTCGTCGATATTCGGAACCGCCTCGACAAGTAGGTGAGCTGCTAAAGCGATCTGCCGATGGTCGTTCGGTGTAATCGCCTCCGTAGGCAGCTCGCCGTCCTCGATGTACCCGATGTCAGTTAGTACGGCCGAAATGATGTCCGCGTAGTTGGCGCCGGTGATCTCTGAGATCGCACGGAGAGTGGCGACTTCGGGAGCTGCTTCAACCCGCGCTTCTTCCACGAGTTGACAGTCTGCGGGATGCTACCGATCTGGCGTGCGAACGCCGCCTCGGATGCTCCCGTCCTGTCCAGGTGGGCCTGGACGAACTCCACAATTTGCTCACGACTCAGAGCCTGCCGTCCGAGTATGAACGTCGCTAGTCATTCGCTCACCCATCCGTCTACCCCACAACGGCCGGAATTGGCGTTTTGCCGTTGACCGTTTCATCCAGTGTTGGACGCCATCATATCCGCTGGCTGCGGAACTACAACGCTGTGATTACTTGCGTAAGCGTCTACCAGTGTCGTATGTTTTATCCATCGACAGTTGACACCAACCCGTTGACCATGGAGGATGAAGTGGCGTCATACAAACGATGGCCGAAAGGCAGTTGGATGAAACTCACATCCGGGGACACTCTCCGAGCACTGATGAACCAGCGCGGATTTTCGATGGCCAGGCTTGGGCGGTATGCCGGATGCTCAAAGAGCTTCATTGGGCACCTCTGCGCCGAGAACAAGACCACGTGCACACCGCAGTTGGCCGAACGCATCGCGGAGGCTCTCGACGTGCCTCTGCATCTCCTTTTCGTGGAGCACGCATCCGCTAGCAATGGACGTAATAGCAATCAACGGCGGGTGGTCGCGTGATCGAGCACCCGCGGTCGGTTGTCCGAGCACTCGTTGCCGACTTCGTAGATCACTCCCGTGCTGACCGCTGCCGGTGCGGGAGCGCGCAGGCCCCTCCCTCTCGCAGGAGCCCGCGCAGGCCGGGGCGGGGGAGCCGCCCCGGTCACCAAACCAGTAGAGGAGTGAACCGATGAGCTACCCGAGCTATCTGCCCGGCGAGCCGGTCGCCGCTGCCGATCAGTTGTCAGCACTGAGAGATGACCTCGAGCAGCAAGAGTCTGTCATCGAGCGAGGTCTCGAGTCGTTCATCGAGATAGGCCGCGCCCTGGCGAAGATCCGTGACGATCGCCTTTATCGGCACGAGTATGCGTCGTTCGAGGTGTACTGCCAGAGCCGGTGGAACCTTAGCCGTAAGCGGGCCTATGACCTCATGAGTGCGGCGACCGTTGTTGACGGCATGGAAGCCGCCCTGGAGATGGCGACGTCACCAATTGGTGACACACCGGCACTTCCGGCCAATGAGGGGCAGGCGCGGGAGCTGACAGGCCTTGACCCCGCTGAAGCCGTGGATGTTATGGCGAAGGTCAACGAGGCCACCGGGGTAGGCCGACCGCGGCGGCGATCCGTAGCGAGATCGGCAGCCGCCGGATCGATCCGGAACCCGACATCGATGCCGAGGTTGAGGCC contains these protein-coding regions:
- a CDS encoding helix-turn-helix domain-containing protein; its protein translation is MKLTSGDTLRALMNQRGFSMARLGRYAGCSKSFIGHLCAENKTTCTPQLAERIAEALDVPLHLLFVEHASASNGRNSNQRRVVA
- a CDS encoding tyrosine-type recombinase/integrase; the encoded protein is MVAALTELWEQKGNPSQGLVFTRDDGAAIQPRDDTLAWKQLCVQAAVVGKVEDAPDQHAARHTVATLLQEAGVEEATRMAILGHTTTTSHRQYAHTSTDLTRAALGQLEKLLALPDV
- a CDS encoding DUF3263 domain-containing protein; amino-acid sequence: MTDEEKAMLDLAGRRWNYAGNLEQKVRDEFGISLTRFWQIVNRLLDTQEALSYSPQVVNRLR
- a CDS encoding DUF7324 family protein, encoding MIEHPRSVVRALVADFVDHSRADRCRCGSAQAPPSRRSPRRPGRGSRPGHQTSRGVNR